From Streptomyces asiaticus, one genomic window encodes:
- a CDS encoding NAD-dependent epimerase/dehydratase family protein: protein MERSDSVVPVRTWSHAVVTGGAGFVGSHLCAALLDQGTAVTCVDDFCTGTPDNVAHLMDRPGFTLQHADVTEGFEVKRPADLVLHFASPASPADYLRLPLHTLETGSLGTRNALALARRHEARFVLASTSEAYGDPQQHPQNERYWGNVNPVGPRSVYDEAKRFGEALTCAEAGTNGTDAGIVRLFNTYGPRMRGHDGRAVPTFIRQALADEPLTVTGDGSQTRSLAYIDDTVRGILAMAGSDLLGPVNIGNADEITMLDLAHKIIELAGSRSAVAFIDRPTDDPAVRCPDITLARGKLQWAPAVPADEGLARTIDWFRRQAA from the coding sequence ATGGAGCGATCCGACTCCGTCGTCCCCGTCCGTACCTGGTCGCACGCCGTGGTCACCGGGGGAGCCGGATTCGTCGGTTCACATCTGTGCGCGGCGCTTCTCGACCAGGGCACGGCCGTGACCTGTGTGGACGATTTCTGCACCGGAACCCCGGACAACGTGGCCCACCTGATGGACCGGCCCGGCTTCACCCTTCAGCATGCCGATGTCACCGAGGGGTTCGAGGTGAAGCGGCCCGCCGATCTCGTCCTGCACTTCGCGTCCCCCGCCTCCCCGGCCGACTATCTGCGGCTGCCGCTGCACACCCTGGAGACGGGCAGCCTCGGCACCCGCAACGCACTGGCCCTGGCCCGCCGCCACGAGGCGCGCTTCGTGCTGGCCTCCACCTCGGAGGCGTACGGCGACCCGCAGCAGCATCCGCAGAACGAGCGCTACTGGGGCAATGTCAACCCGGTCGGACCGCGCAGCGTCTACGACGAGGCCAAGCGCTTCGGCGAGGCCCTGACCTGCGCCGAGGCCGGGACGAACGGCACGGATGCCGGCATTGTGCGGCTGTTCAACACCTACGGGCCGCGCATGCGCGGACACGACGGACGGGCCGTGCCCACCTTCATCCGGCAGGCGCTGGCCGATGAGCCCCTCACGGTCACCGGCGACGGCAGCCAGACGCGCTCGCTCGCCTACATCGACGACACCGTGCGCGGCATCCTCGCCATGGCCGGATCCGACCTCCTCGGCCCGGTCAACATCGGCAACGCGGACGAGATCACCATGCTGGACCTCGCCCACAAGATCATCGAACTGGCCGGTTCGCGCTCCGCCGTCGCGTTCATCGACCGGCCCACCGACGACCCCGCCGTCCGCTGCCCGGACATCACCCTCGCCCGCGGCAAGCTCCAGTGGGCACCGGCCGTCCCCGCCGACGAGGGGCTGGCCCGCACCATCGACTGGTTCCGCCGCCAGGCCGCCTGA
- a CDS encoding carbamoyltransferase family protein, with translation MRILGINALFHDPAAALVVDGRTVAAAEEERFSRRKHGKRPVPFSAWELPEKAAAWCLEQAGLRPEDLDAVAYSFDPALARPAASMGLDDPWDHLRLTYAREAPGFLRTALPGLDPDAVRFVPHHMAHAASSALAAPGADTSSVLVLDGRGEATSHLAARRVGDRLEPLHGQELPHSLGLVYEELTEHLGFLRSSDEYKVMALASYGTPRMLDELRRFVYATGDGGFHATGVPWDGLCPPLRPGQAWSQSHADLAASAQACLEEILLDLVRWLHGRTHDRVLTLAGGVALNCVANSRIAREGPFDRVWVQPAAGDAGTALGGALHLSAQGGDRPEPMAGADLGRRWSDAELEAWLKTAAVPYERPADVAETVAEALADDAIVAWFQGRSEYGPRALGHRSLLAHPGRSGNLERLNDVKGREQFRPVAPMVRAERAAEIFDGPLPSPYMLFVHEVAPEWRDRIPAVVHVDGTARIQTVDSADEPLVARLLSAFERRTGLPVVVNTSLNTSGRPMVDDPRDALECFGSAPVDLLAIGPFVIRRGAFFAGGRPDTAAPEGA, from the coding sequence ATGCGCATCCTCGGCATCAACGCCCTCTTCCACGACCCGGCCGCCGCCCTGGTCGTCGACGGCCGTACCGTCGCCGCCGCCGAGGAGGAGCGGTTCTCCCGGCGCAAACACGGCAAACGGCCGGTGCCGTTTTCCGCCTGGGAGCTCCCGGAGAAGGCGGCGGCCTGGTGCCTGGAGCAGGCAGGGCTGCGCCCGGAGGACCTGGACGCCGTCGCCTACTCCTTCGACCCCGCCCTCGCCCGCCCCGCCGCGTCCATGGGCCTGGACGACCCCTGGGACCACCTGCGGCTCACCTACGCCCGCGAGGCCCCCGGCTTCCTGCGCACCGCCCTGCCCGGACTGGACCCCGACGCCGTGCGGTTCGTCCCCCACCACATGGCGCACGCCGCCTCCAGCGCGCTCGCCGCGCCCGGCGCCGACACCAGCTCCGTCCTCGTCCTCGACGGACGCGGGGAGGCCACCTCGCATCTCGCGGCGCGCCGCGTCGGCGACCGGCTGGAGCCGCTCCACGGCCAGGAGCTGCCCCACTCCCTGGGGCTGGTCTACGAGGAACTCACCGAGCACCTGGGCTTCCTGCGCTCCAGCGACGAGTACAAGGTGATGGCCCTCGCCTCCTACGGCACTCCGCGGATGCTGGACGAGCTGCGGCGGTTTGTGTACGCCACCGGCGACGGCGGTTTCCACGCCACCGGGGTGCCCTGGGACGGGCTGTGCCCCCCGCTGCGCCCCGGCCAGGCGTGGTCGCAGTCGCACGCCGATCTCGCGGCGAGCGCCCAGGCGTGTCTGGAGGAGATACTGCTGGACCTGGTGCGCTGGCTGCACGGACGCACCCATGACCGGGTGCTGACCCTGGCCGGGGGAGTGGCGCTGAACTGCGTGGCCAACTCCCGTATCGCCCGCGAGGGCCCGTTCGACCGGGTCTGGGTCCAGCCCGCCGCCGGGGACGCGGGCACCGCGCTCGGCGGCGCCCTGCACTTGAGCGCACAGGGCGGCGACCGGCCCGAGCCGATGGCCGGGGCCGACCTCGGGCGCCGCTGGTCGGACGCCGAGCTGGAGGCGTGGCTGAAGACGGCCGCGGTGCCCTACGAACGCCCGGCCGATGTGGCCGAGACGGTGGCCGAGGCGCTCGCGGACGACGCGATCGTCGCCTGGTTCCAGGGGCGCTCCGAGTACGGGCCCCGGGCGCTGGGCCACCGCTCGCTGCTGGCCCACCCCGGCCGTTCGGGAAACCTCGAGCGGCTCAACGACGTCAAGGGGCGGGAGCAGTTCCGGCCGGTCGCCCCGATGGTGCGCGCCGAGCGCGCGGCCGAGATCTTCGACGGCCCGCTGCCCAGCCCGTACATGCTCTTCGTGCACGAGGTCGCGCCGGAGTGGCGGGACCGTATCCCGGCCGTGGTGCACGTGGACGGCACGGCCCGCATCCAGACCGTCGATTCCGCCGACGAACCGCTGGTGGCCCGCCTGCTGAGCGCGTTCGAACGCCGCACCGGGCTGCCGGTGGTCGTCAACACCAGCCTCAACACCTCGGGCCGGCCGATGGTCGACGATCCGCGTGACGCCCTGGAGTGCTTCGGCTCCGCCCCCGTCGACCTGCTGGCGATCGGGCCGTTCGTGATCCGCCGTGGCGCCTTCTTCGCGGGCGGCCGTCCGGACACGGCCGCGCCCGAGGGGGCCTGA